A single genomic interval of Pseudomonadota bacterium harbors:
- a CDS encoding MFS transporter, whose amino-acid sequence MNAKLSIREKVGFSLGDTAGNFVYQSVVLLLAYYYTDVYGLEAATVTAIFLFVRIFDAITDPLMGAIVDRTNSRWGKYRPFLLFLCVPYAVMSVVVFTVPDLDMEGKILYAYATYAGLMVLFTATNIPYFALGSVMTADPKERVSMNSYRFVAATGGGLVVTALLIPLADFLGKGDKALGYRLAMTVMAVLSVMLFLVCFGSTRERVKPANVGLRDIQSDLMQVFRNDQWVLLGLAVFVMVTAQTVKGTTGVYYLTYYADDAASLVPLFLSLWMIGGMLGSAFANRLTLLICKKRAWVMLCLISAVLSAATYLIAPSWIAVIMGMQFFVGFFNQMMAPLIFSTMAEVTDYGELKNKRRLDGLISSFTLFSLKVGLALGGGLATHLLAGYGYLSGGVDQSAETVSGILVVFTLVPAVGFVATAVILQRMKLSSDVVEENAARLRALRAEE is encoded by the coding sequence ATGAACGCCAAGCTGAGCATACGAGAGAAGGTGGGATTCAGTCTAGGCGACACTGCCGGAAACTTCGTGTACCAGTCCGTAGTCTTGCTGCTCGCATACTACTATACCGATGTCTATGGACTCGAGGCGGCCACCGTGACCGCCATCTTCCTCTTTGTACGAATCTTTGATGCCATTACAGATCCCCTTATGGGGGCGATCGTAGACAGGACCAATAGCCGCTGGGGAAAGTATCGCCCCTTTCTGTTGTTTCTTTGCGTGCCCTACGCCGTCATGTCCGTAGTGGTCTTCACCGTTCCGGACCTCGATATGGAGGGCAAGATACTCTACGCGTACGCTACGTACGCAGGCCTCATGGTGCTTTTCACCGCGACCAATATTCCCTACTTTGCTTTGGGAAGCGTGATGACCGCGGATCCCAAGGAGCGCGTATCGATGAACTCCTATCGCTTTGTCGCGGCCACGGGTGGCGGCCTCGTCGTTACAGCCCTGCTGATTCCGCTGGCCGATTTCCTGGGGAAGGGCGACAAGGCTCTGGGCTACCGGTTGGCTATGACTGTGATGGCGGTGCTGTCCGTGATGCTGTTTCTCGTTTGCTTTGGTAGTACCCGGGAGCGAGTCAAACCTGCCAACGTTGGGTTGCGCGATATCCAGAGCGACCTAATGCAAGTGTTCCGAAACGACCAGTGGGTGCTGTTGGGTCTTGCCGTCTTCGTCATGGTGACTGCGCAGACGGTGAAGGGAACCACGGGAGTCTACTACCTCACCTACTACGCCGACGATGCCGCAAGCCTGGTACCGCTCTTCCTGTCCCTATGGATGATCGGTGGCATGCTGGGCAGCGCCTTCGCCAATCGACTGACCCTGCTGATCTGCAAGAAGCGCGCCTGGGTAATGCTGTGCTTGATAAGCGCCGTGCTATCGGCGGCAACTTACTTGATCGCCCCGAGTTGGATTGCGGTGATCATGGGCATGCAGTTTTTTGTGGGCTTCTTCAATCAGATGATGGCGCCGCTGATCTTCTCTACGATGGCGGAGGTGACGGACTACGGTGAGCTCAAGAACAAGCGTCGCTTGGATGGCCTGATCTCTTCCTTCACGCTGTTCTCCCTCAAAGTTGGCTTGGCGCTCGGGGGCGGCTTGGCCACCCATCTGTTGGCCGGCTACGGCTACCTCAGTGGGGGGGTGGATCAGAGCGCCGAGACGGTCTCCGGCATTCTCGTCGTGTTCACGCTTGTTCCGGCCGTCGGCTTTGTGGCCACGGCTGTGATCCTGCAGCGCATGAAACTGAGCAGCGATGTGGTAGAAGAAAACGCTGCGCGTCTGAGGGCATTGCGTGCGGAAGAGTGA